The following are encoded in a window of Collinsella aerofaciens genomic DNA:
- the dcm gene encoding DNA (cytosine-5-)-methyltransferase, producing MQLNAADIAQKRIDLGLTQKEFAAALGMGSSGERTVRRWESGDTSPTAAECAFIASLDAGAPFDQGERSDAPFTFCDLFAGIGGIRMPFQELGGRCVFSCEWDKFAQKTYRMNYGETPAGDIRQVASNDIPDFDVLLAGFPCQPFSLAGVSKKQSLGRPTGFELRPKSWTP from the coding sequence ATGCAACTAAATGCAGCTGATATAGCGCAAAAGAGAATTGACCTCGGCCTCACCCAAAAGGAGTTCGCCGCCGCCCTTGGTATGGGCTCGTCTGGCGAACGCACCGTTCGGCGCTGGGAGTCTGGGGATACTAGTCCAACGGCGGCTGAATGCGCCTTTATCGCATCGCTCGATGCGGGGGCTCCATTTGACCAAGGGGAGCGCAGCGACGCGCCTTTTACCTTCTGCGATCTCTTCGCGGGCATCGGCGGTATACGAATGCCGTTCCAGGAGCTTGGCGGTAGGTGCGTCTTCTCTTGCGAGTGGGATAAGTTCGCCCAGAAAACCTACCGGATGAACTATGGAGAGACCCCGGCGGGCGACATCCGTCAGGTCGCATCAAACGATATACCGGACTTCGATGTCCTGCTCGCAGGCTTTCCTTGTCAGCCATTCTCCCTTGCAGGCGTTTCGAAGAAGCAATCTTTGGGGAGACCCACCGGCTTTGAACTGCGTCCCAAATCTTGGACGCCCTAA
- a CDS encoding PTS sugar transporter subunit IIB, whose product MVSIVLASHGDLAAGIKQTGSMVFGDQPSVAVVSLEPSMGPDDFRAKVEEAIASFEDQEQVLFLVDLWGGTPFNQISGLIEGHDSWAIVTGVNLPMLIEAYSQRFDAKNTAHAIAKHLVTEAKAGVRVKPESLEPEEKKPAAAAAVPAGAIPPGTVIGDGHIKIAHVRIDTRLLHGQVATTWTKQINPNRIIVVSDGVAHDELRKTMIEQTAPPGVHANVVPIKKMAEVVKDTRFGNTKAMLLFENPQDLLKAIEAGVDIKEVNIGSMAHSKGKVVVTNAVAMGDDDVKTLEALKAKGVKFEVRKVPSDSSEDLDAMLKKAKAELAAQA is encoded by the coding sequence ATGGTAAGTATTGTTCTTGCTAGCCACGGGGACTTGGCAGCTGGAATCAAGCAGACGGGCTCGATGGTCTTTGGTGATCAACCGTCTGTTGCCGTGGTCTCGCTCGAGCCGAGCATGGGCCCCGACGATTTCCGTGCCAAGGTCGAGGAAGCAATCGCTTCCTTCGAAGACCAGGAGCAGGTGCTCTTCCTCGTTGATTTGTGGGGCGGCACGCCGTTCAACCAGATCAGCGGGCTCATCGAGGGCCACGATTCCTGGGCTATCGTCACCGGTGTCAACCTGCCTATGCTCATCGAGGCATATTCGCAGCGCTTTGACGCAAAGAACACTGCACATGCGATCGCAAAACATCTCGTGACTGAGGCTAAGGCTGGCGTGCGCGTCAAGCCCGAGTCTCTGGAGCCCGAGGAGAAGAAGCCGGCTGCGGCCGCCGCTGTTCCTGCAGGCGCCATCCCTCCGGGAACGGTCATCGGCGATGGGCACATCAAGATCGCCCACGTCCGTATCGACACCCGTCTGCTTCATGGCCAGGTGGCCACCACGTGGACCAAGCAGATCAACCCCAACCGCATCATCGTGGTTTCCGACGGCGTTGCTCACGACGAGCTCCGCAAGACCATGATCGAGCAGACTGCCCCTCCGGGAGTCCATGCCAACGTCGTGCCCATCAAGAAGATGGCCGAGGTCGTCAAGGACACGCGCTTTGGTAACACCAAGGCCATGCTGCTCTTTGAGAACCCGCAGGATCTGCTCAAGGCCATCGAGGCCGGCGTCGACATCAAGGAAGTCAACATCGGTTCCATGGCTCACTCCAAGGGCAAGGTCGTCGTCACCAACGCCGTCGCTATGGGCGATGACGACGTCAAGACTCTCGAGGCCCTCAAGGCCAAGGGCGTCAAGTTCGAGGTCCGCAAGGTTCCTTCGGATTCCTCCGAGGATCTCGACGCCATGTTGAAGAAAGCTAAGGCCGAACTGGCCGCTCAAGCATAG
- a CDS encoding PTS mannose/fructose/sorbose transporter subunit IIC, which yields MSAITILLVAIVALLAGMEGILDEFQFHQPLVACTLIGLVTGHLQEGILLGGSLQMMALGWANVGAAVAPDAALASVASSIIMVLALNGGATDSAKAVTTAIAVAVPLSVAGLFLTMICRTIATAIAHAMDGCAEKGDFSGIERWQYAAILMQGLRIAIPAVLLCVIPAEAVTNALNAMPDWLSGGMAVGGGMVASVGYAMVINMMATKETWPFFVLGFVLAAIPQLTLIALGLIGISLALIYLGLKDLAKQGGGMGGGSGDPLGDILNDYE from the coding sequence ATGTCTGCAATCACTATTCTGCTTGTTGCGATTGTCGCGTTGCTTGCCGGTATGGAAGGCATTCTGGATGAGTTCCAGTTCCATCAGCCGCTCGTGGCATGCACGCTTATCGGTCTCGTAACCGGTCACCTTCAGGAGGGCATCCTCCTGGGCGGTTCGCTCCAGATGATGGCCCTTGGCTGGGCTAACGTCGGCGCCGCTGTCGCGCCTGACGCCGCTCTGGCCTCGGTCGCTTCTTCGATCATCATGGTGCTCGCCCTCAACGGTGGCGCCACCGATTCGGCCAAGGCCGTTACCACCGCTATCGCCGTCGCCGTCCCGCTGTCGGTCGCTGGTCTGTTCCTGACCATGATCTGCCGTACCATTGCTACCGCTATCGCTCACGCCATGGACGGTTGCGCCGAGAAGGGCGACTTCTCCGGCATCGAGCGCTGGCAGTATGCTGCCATCCTCATGCAGGGCCTTCGTATCGCCATCCCGGCAGTGCTTCTGTGCGTCATCCCGGCCGAGGCCGTTACCAACGCGCTTAACGCTATGCCCGACTGGCTGTCCGGCGGCATGGCTGTCGGCGGCGGCATGGTCGCTTCCGTCGGTTACGCCATGGTCATCAACATGATGGCCACCAAGGAGACCTGGCCGTTCTTCGTCCTCGGCTTTGTCCTTGCTGCCATCCCTCAGCTCACGCTGATCGCCCTTGGTCTCATCGGCATCTCCCTTGCCCTCATCTACCTTGGCCTTAAGGATCTGGCCAAGCAGGGTGGCGGCATGGGCGGTGGCTCCGGCGACCCGCTCGGCGACATTCTGAACGATTACGAGTAG
- the pknB gene encoding Stk1 family PASTA domain-containing Ser/Thr kinase yields the protein MEQRVLGGRYLLKDKVGTGGMATVYRAQDQVLDRTVAVKIMLPQYAGDATFAARFKQEAQAAAGLSSPYIVGVYDWGKDGDTYYIVMEYLRGTDLKSGIKSHGALDPKKVAQIGSQISSALSVAHKHEIIHRDIKPQNIMVLPDGNIKVMDFGIARAKNSHLTQDNNVLGTAHYVSPEQTRGQDLGPTSDIYSLGVVMYECATGRVPFDGDDAISVALKQVNELPIPPSQINSGVDADLERIILKCMEKDPANRFQTADELRQVLNSYLSGRAVNVSEPTRIIGAPGELGATKTRELSDQTRAMVRPVSGVSGQNTARSSVSGSTGSYEVEKPKSNKNKIIAAVVAAVAVIGIVVAFATGLFGGEQVTVPDVLGKDQQTAVELIKEAGLEVGTIDQSYNDDVDEGKVAEQTPNGNTKKTKGTKVNLVISKGPKPSEKVEVPQLVGLTKDQAEAALASVGLKGNASEEANEADEGQVFEQVTEAGKEVAKGTTISYKVSSGPDTTSVPDLTDMTEAQARNALDMAGFGVDVSYQENDSVTEGTVISWNPSGKQKPGATITVVIAKKSGKATVPGNLYGKSISAAVTALNNAGFYNIGFCDQNGNPVSGNEDATVTGVSPTGKQSTDSTITLTVALSGSGSGSGTSTGDDSGTTN from the coding sequence ATGGAACAGAGGGTCCTCGGGGGAAGATACCTCCTCAAGGATAAGGTGGGAACAGGCGGCATGGCGACCGTCTACCGTGCACAGGACCAGGTCCTCGACCGCACGGTAGCCGTCAAGATCATGCTGCCACAGTATGCTGGCGACGCAACCTTCGCCGCACGCTTTAAGCAGGAGGCACAGGCAGCAGCCGGCCTGTCCTCCCCCTATATCGTGGGCGTCTACGATTGGGGCAAGGACGGCGACACCTATTACATCGTCATGGAGTACCTGCGCGGCACCGACCTTAAGAGCGGCATCAAGAGCCACGGCGCCCTCGACCCCAAGAAGGTCGCCCAGATCGGCTCGCAGATCAGCTCTGCGCTTTCGGTCGCCCACAAGCACGAGATCATCCACCGCGACATTAAGCCGCAGAACATCATGGTGCTGCCCGACGGCAACATCAAGGTGATGGACTTTGGCATCGCGCGTGCCAAGAACAGCCACCTCACGCAAGATAACAACGTGCTGGGAACCGCCCACTACGTCAGCCCCGAGCAGACCCGCGGTCAGGACCTCGGCCCCACCTCGGATATCTACTCGCTGGGCGTCGTGATGTACGAGTGCGCCACCGGCCGCGTTCCCTTTGACGGTGACGACGCCATCTCGGTCGCACTCAAGCAAGTCAACGAGTTGCCTATTCCGCCGAGCCAGATCAACTCCGGTGTCGACGCCGACCTTGAGCGCATCATCCTCAAGTGCATGGAGAAGGACCCGGCAAACCGCTTCCAGACCGCCGACGAGCTTCGTCAGGTGCTCAACAGCTACCTGTCGGGCCGTGCCGTCAACGTCTCGGAGCCCACGCGCATCATCGGTGCCCCCGGTGAGCTGGGCGCCACCAAGACTCGCGAGCTTTCCGATCAGACGCGCGCCATGGTGCGTCCCGTCTCGGGCGTGAGCGGCCAGAATACCGCCCGTAGCTCGGTTTCGGGCTCCACCGGCTCCTACGAGGTCGAAAAGCCCAAATCCAACAAGAACAAGATCATCGCCGCCGTGGTGGCAGCCGTTGCCGTCATCGGCATCGTGGTGGCCTTTGCCACAGGACTCTTTGGCGGCGAGCAGGTCACCGTGCCCGATGTGCTGGGCAAGGACCAGCAGACTGCCGTCGAGCTGATCAAGGAAGCCGGCCTCGAGGTCGGCACCATCGACCAAAGCTACAACGACGATGTCGACGAGGGCAAGGTCGCCGAGCAGACGCCCAACGGCAACACCAAGAAGACCAAGGGCACCAAGGTGAACCTGGTAATCTCCAAGGGCCCCAAGCCCTCCGAAAAGGTTGAGGTTCCCCAGCTTGTCGGCCTGACCAAGGACCAGGCCGAGGCCGCGCTGGCAAGCGTTGGCCTGAAGGGCAACGCCTCCGAGGAGGCCAACGAGGCCGATGAGGGCCAGGTCTTTGAGCAGGTCACCGAAGCCGGTAAGGAAGTCGCGAAGGGCACGACCATCTCGTACAAGGTCTCGAGCGGCCCGGATACCACGTCCGTCCCCGATCTGACCGACATGACCGAGGCCCAGGCGCGCAACGCCCTCGATATGGCAGGCTTTGGCGTCGACGTTAGCTACCAGGAGAACGACTCGGTTACCGAGGGCACCGTGATCAGCTGGAACCCCAGCGGCAAGCAGAAGCCCGGCGCCACGATTACCGTCGTCATCGCCAAGAAGTCCGGCAAGGCCACCGTCCCGGGCAACCTGTACGGCAAGAGCATTTCCGCCGCCGTTACCGCGCTCAACAACGCCGGTTTCTATAACATTGGCTTCTGTGACCAGAACGGCAATCCCGTAAGCGGTAACGAGGATGCCACCGTTACGGGCGTCTCCCCCACTGGAAAGCAGTCCACCGACAGCACGATTACGCTGACGGTCGCACTTTCTGGTTCGGGCTCGGGCTCGGGCACGAGCACGGGCGACGATTCCGGTACGACCAACTAG
- a CDS encoding LacI family DNA-binding transcriptional regulator — protein MPTPGKRSSMRQIAAAAGVSVATVSHVINGSGRFSEDTRERVEAAVEEYGYVTNMAAKSLRMAQSRTIGMIVPDISNDFFSKIALHVERELATEDYSVFVCNSANDPARERDYFRTLASKQADGIICISGLRRLDGEFVPHGIPVVCIDRAPENDLGFPHVGSDNIGGGYMATEHLIERGCKNILSISSFTANYPGNERQMGYERALAAHGMPLCRDYQLFVSGKQPSIIESEELVTDFLSTGYPVDGVFAHSDHAAVGALRALVAAGKRVPEDVRLIGFDDSVYAQLPTPQISTIRRFPERLAHEGCQALLALLRGEEPEMETLVPVKLVQRASS, from the coding sequence ATGCCCACACCCGGCAAGCGCTCGTCCATGCGCCAGATTGCCGCAGCGGCCGGCGTATCCGTCGCCACGGTCTCCCACGTCATCAACGGCAGTGGCCGTTTTTCCGAAGACACCCGCGAGCGTGTTGAAGCCGCCGTCGAGGAATACGGCTACGTCACGAATATGGCGGCGAAGAGCCTCCGCATGGCCCAGTCCCGGACCATCGGCATGATCGTGCCGGACATCTCGAACGACTTCTTTTCCAAGATCGCCCTGCATGTGGAACGCGAGCTCGCCACCGAGGACTACTCGGTCTTTGTCTGCAACAGCGCCAACGATCCCGCCCGCGAGCGCGATTACTTCCGCACGCTTGCGAGCAAACAAGCCGATGGCATCATCTGCATCTCCGGCCTGCGCAGGCTCGACGGCGAATTTGTCCCCCACGGCATTCCCGTGGTCTGCATCGACCGCGCGCCCGAAAACGACCTCGGTTTCCCGCACGTGGGTTCCGACAACATCGGCGGCGGCTACATGGCAACCGAGCACCTCATCGAGCGCGGCTGCAAGAACATCCTGAGCATCTCGAGTTTTACGGCCAACTACCCCGGAAACGAGCGTCAGATGGGCTACGAGCGGGCGCTTGCCGCGCATGGGATGCCGCTGTGCCGCGACTACCAGCTGTTTGTCTCGGGCAAGCAGCCGAGCATCATCGAGTCGGAAGAGCTCGTGACCGACTTCCTCTCCACGGGCTACCCCGTCGACGGCGTCTTCGCCCATAGCGACCACGCAGCCGTGGGCGCGCTGCGTGCGCTCGTTGCCGCCGGCAAGCGCGTACCCGAAGACGTCCGTCTCATCGGCTTCGACGATTCCGTTTACGCGCAGCTTCCGACGCCGCAAATCAGCACCATCCGCCGCTTCCCCGAGCGCCTCGCGCACGAGGGATGTCAGGCCCTGCTCGCCCTGCTGCGCGGCGAAGAGCCCGAGATGGAGACGCTTGTCCCCGTTAAGCTCGTGCAACGCGCGAGCAGCTAG
- a CDS encoding helix-turn-helix domain-containing protein: MRVDLRVKHDIEARKAAIGLFELGHGYKSAAIALSLPVEAVRRWQEIYRAFGSEVLLRMDGKQGRYTYEQKVAAASAVVDGGMTKTEAMAAFGIMSMSPLKKWCALYRRGGAEALRPRPKGRPKGSKARPRTREEELEERCRRLEAEVAYLKKLRALVERDGL, encoded by the coding sequence ATGCGCGTTGATTTGAGAGTGAAGCATGATATCGAGGCCAGGAAGGCGGCCATAGGGCTCTTCGAGCTCGGGCACGGGTATAAATCTGCCGCGATTGCCCTTTCGCTTCCCGTGGAAGCCGTGAGAAGATGGCAGGAGATATACCGCGCATTCGGGAGCGAGGTGCTGCTGCGCATGGACGGAAAGCAGGGCAGGTACACATACGAGCAGAAGGTCGCCGCCGCCTCCGCCGTCGTCGACGGCGGCATGACGAAGACCGAGGCGATGGCGGCGTTCGGCATAATGTCGATGTCGCCGCTCAAGAAGTGGTGCGCGCTATACCGCCGGGGCGGCGCGGAGGCCCTGCGCCCGAGGCCCAAGGGCCGGCCGAAGGGTTCCAAGGCGAGGCCGCGGACCCGCGAGGAGGAGCTCGAGGAGCGGTGCCGTAGGCTCGAGGCCGAGGTGGCCTACCTAAAAAAATTACGCGCCCTGGTCGAGAGGGACGGGCTCTGA
- a CDS encoding DUF956 family protein, which yields MAQSQNSTVDLATPATCLMGLTSHGNVMVGNKAFEYYNERNPEDYIQIPWDEVDYIAAEVLRGTKKITRFAIFTKDNGHFTFSTRDDKETLRAVRKYVDEDKLVRSPDFIDVTAKGAKSIPSVIKNLFHKGN from the coding sequence ATGGCGCAATCTCAGAACAGCACGGTCGATTTGGCAACGCCGGCAACCTGCCTGATGGGGCTTACCAGCCACGGTAACGTGATGGTGGGCAATAAGGCGTTCGAGTATTACAACGAGCGCAATCCCGAGGATTATATTCAAATCCCGTGGGACGAGGTCGACTATATTGCCGCCGAGGTTTTACGCGGCACCAAGAAGATCACGCGTTTTGCCATCTTCACCAAGGACAACGGTCACTTTACGTTTTCGACGCGCGACGACAAAGAGACGCTTCGTGCTGTCCGCAAGTACGTCGACGAGGATAAGCTCGTGCGTTCGCCCGACTTTATCGATGTGACTGCCAAGGGCGCCAAGAGCATCCCCTCCGTTATCAAAAACCTTTTCCACAAAGGCAACTAG
- a CDS encoding IS3 family transposase has protein sequence MTRAKAEAVAALRAEGHALGHLLACAELKRSTYYYALAHPPRPTRPELWEAAAEIFSRTANGCGHRQIAMCLRAEEGTVIADKTVLKMMREMGIRCGIRRETAYHRYNSYRGVVGRTFENVIARDFDAGAPWRKLGTDVTEFKVAGGKAYWAPTLDFCTKEIVASDISTTPDMAQQVRMLDELLSKIPEGAAPTMHSDRGWQYQHASYTSRLEAAGIVQSMSRKANCIDNAATEQLFGHVKDEFYRGREWETFEDFKRDLEEYIVHWNTSRRQVRLKGLTPEEFRNQALAA, from the coding sequence CTGACCAGGGCGAAGGCCGAAGCGGTCGCGGCCCTGCGCGCCGAGGGGCACGCGCTCGGGCACTTGCTCGCATGCGCCGAGCTCAAGCGGTCGACCTACTACTACGCCCTCGCGCACCCGCCGAGGCCCACGCGCCCCGAGCTCTGGGAGGCGGCCGCCGAGATCTTCTCGCGCACCGCCAACGGCTGCGGGCACCGGCAGATAGCGATGTGCCTCAGGGCGGAAGAGGGGACCGTGATAGCCGACAAGACCGTGCTCAAGATGATGCGCGAGATGGGGATTCGCTGCGGTATCAGACGCGAGACGGCCTACCACAGGTACAACTCGTACAGGGGCGTCGTCGGCAGGACGTTCGAGAACGTGATCGCGAGGGATTTCGACGCCGGGGCCCCGTGGCGGAAGCTGGGAACGGACGTCACCGAGTTCAAGGTGGCGGGCGGCAAGGCCTACTGGGCCCCGACGCTGGACTTCTGCACCAAGGAGATCGTGGCGAGCGACATATCGACCACGCCCGACATGGCCCAGCAGGTCAGGATGCTCGACGAGCTGCTGTCCAAGATCCCCGAGGGCGCCGCCCCGACCATGCACTCGGACCGGGGCTGGCAGTACCAGCACGCCTCGTACACATCCAGGCTCGAGGCCGCCGGCATCGTCCAGAGCATGTCCAGGAAGGCGAACTGCATCGACAACGCCGCCACCGAGCAGCTCTTCGGCCACGTCAAGGACGAGTTCTACCGGGGCCGCGAGTGGGAGACGTTCGAGGATTTCAAACGCGACCTGGAGGAATACATAGTCCACTGGAACACGAGCCGGAGGCAGGTAAGATTGAAGGGCCTGACCCCGGAGGAGTTCCGGAATCAGGCCCTCGCGGCCTAG
- a CDS encoding PTS system mannose/fructose/sorbose family transporter subunit IID, whose amino-acid sequence MAENKIQLTKADRKKVCFRHQFLQGSWNYERMQNGGWCFAMIPAIKKLYTSKDDQIAALKRHLEFYNTHPYVSAPVIGVTLALEEERANGAPIDDVAIQGVKVGMMGPLAGVGDPVFWFTLRPILGALGASLAMSGSIVGPLLFFFAWNIIRYAFLWYTQEFGYKVGSSIAKDLSGGLMGKVTEGASILGMFIIGALVERWVSISFTPIVSTVKQSAGAFIDWASLPSGSEGIKEALTMYNSVGATALDQMKVTTLQANLDQLIPGLAAVCLTLLVCKLLKKKVSPIVIILALFAVGIIGRFCGFM is encoded by the coding sequence ATGGCAGAGAACAAGATTCAGCTCACCAAGGCTGACCGCAAGAAGGTTTGCTTCCGTCATCAGTTCCTTCAGGGCTCGTGGAACTACGAGCGTATGCAGAACGGCGGCTGGTGCTTCGCAATGATCCCTGCGATCAAGAAGCTCTACACCAGCAAGGATGACCAGATTGCCGCTCTTAAGCGCCACCTGGAGTTCTATAACACCCACCCCTATGTTTCCGCCCCCGTCATTGGCGTTACCCTCGCTCTCGAGGAGGAGCGCGCCAACGGTGCCCCGATTGACGACGTCGCCATTCAGGGCGTCAAGGTTGGTATGATGGGCCCGCTCGCCGGCGTCGGCGACCCCGTCTTCTGGTTCACCCTTCGCCCGATTCTGGGCGCTCTGGGCGCTTCCCTGGCCATGTCCGGCAGCATCGTCGGTCCGCTGCTGTTCTTCTTCGCGTGGAACATCATCCGTTACGCTTTCCTGTGGTACACGCAGGAGTTTGGCTACAAGGTCGGCTCCTCCATCGCCAAGGACCTCTCCGGTGGTCTAATGGGCAAGGTCACCGAGGGCGCTTCCATCCTGGGTATGTTCATCATCGGCGCCCTGGTCGAGCGCTGGGTGTCCATTTCCTTCACCCCGATCGTCTCCACGGTCAAGCAGTCTGCTGGCGCCTTTATCGACTGGGCTAGCCTGCCCTCCGGTTCCGAGGGTATCAAGGAAGCGCTGACGATGTACAACTCCGTCGGTGCTACCGCCCTTGATCAGATGAAGGTCACCACGCTTCAGGCCAACCTCGATCAGCTCATCCCCGGCCTTGCCGCCGTGTGCCTGACCCTGCTGGTCTGCAAGCTCCTCAAGAAGAAGGTCAGCCCGATTGTCATCATCCTGGCTCTCTTCGCCGTCGGCATCATCGGTCGCTTCTGCGGCTTCATGTAA